Proteins from a single region of Lujinxingia litoralis:
- a CDS encoding prepilin peptidase, with protein sequence MSVDLFYYVLTAFAFALGAVVGSFLNVVIYRVPAGLSVVRPGSRCPQCETPIAWYDNIPILSWLLLRARCRHCEVKIPARYALVELLMGVLSAGLWVKVSWRHFAILGEPWRMGFPPPVASLEQLPWGSLGLAFGLYFLFIAMLVVITFVDLDHYLIPHEFTLPTIVGGVVAALVLNSASVMAPGSMIGFFPPVSVSMSLIGLVVGALVVIAIFFLYFAARGVEGIGGGDVTLMALMGAWLGWPALIFIFFAASVQGLIAAGLGTLFGAGFVRDSRDILAEEDPRELARREREAASPSADTHQTNETSADAADRATRNDEVGQGEQDEDEGGGLAVPFGPFIVLAGLEYFFFGEFLPTYASMSYLYYGF encoded by the coding sequence ATGTCCGTCGACCTCTTCTATTACGTACTCACCGCCTTTGCGTTCGCGCTGGGAGCGGTGGTCGGTAGTTTTCTCAACGTCGTCATCTACCGAGTCCCGGCCGGGCTCTCGGTGGTGCGCCCGGGGAGCCGCTGTCCGCAATGCGAGACGCCCATTGCCTGGTACGACAATATCCCCATCCTCTCCTGGCTCCTGCTGCGGGCCCGCTGTCGCCACTGCGAGGTGAAGATACCGGCACGCTACGCGCTGGTGGAGCTGTTGATGGGCGTCCTCTCGGCCGGGCTCTGGGTCAAAGTGAGCTGGCGCCACTTTGCCATCCTTGGCGAGCCCTGGCGCATGGGGTTTCCGCCACCGGTCGCCTCCCTGGAGCAGCTGCCCTGGGGTTCGCTCGGCCTGGCCTTCGGGCTCTACTTTCTGTTCATCGCCATGCTCGTGGTCATCACCTTTGTGGATCTGGATCACTACCTGATCCCCCATGAGTTCACTCTGCCCACGATCGTGGGGGGCGTGGTCGCCGCGCTGGTGCTCAACAGCGCGTCGGTAATGGCGCCGGGCTCCATGATCGGGTTCTTCCCGCCGGTGAGCGTGTCGATGAGCCTGATCGGCCTGGTGGTCGGCGCGCTGGTGGTCATCGCGATCTTTTTTCTGTACTTCGCCGCCCGGGGCGTCGAGGGCATCGGCGGGGGTGACGTCACGTTGATGGCGTTGATGGGGGCCTGGCTGGGATGGCCGGCGCTGATCTTTATCTTCTTTGCGGCCAGCGTGCAGGGGCTGATCGCCGCCGGACTGGGCACGCTCTTCGGCGCGGGATTTGTACGCGACTCCCGCGACATTCTGGCCGAGGAGGACCCCCGTGAGCTGGCTCGGCGAGAGCGCGAGGCAGCGTCCCCGAGCGCCGACACACACCAGACAAACGAAACATCGGCCGACGCCGCCGACCGCGCCACCCGGAACGACGAAGTGGGCCAAGGTGAGCAAGACGAGGACGAAGGCGGCGGGCTAGCCGTACCTTTTGGCCCCTTCATCGTGCTAGCCGGCCTGGAGTACTTCTTCTTCGGCGAGTTTCTGCCGACGTATGCCTCGATGAGCTACCTCTATTACGGGTTCTGA
- a CDS encoding sensor histidine kinase yields MLSPPTTEEFTGQRPIRRGGLRATLSVGLVVLLVVALALVALAVGQLHKRQVQQLLLDEAGRHARMLAAMPPSQRGAATEALADQPGVLFAGDALPLEPLPAPGFGRFEGAPAVFAGGASGPWVVLSAAPAQHALEANQRALLLYLALTLLFVTLVGYAFYFFVVVRPLRAIGVATRRAAEGDLASPIKVLPRNEFGQVGHSFNQMLATLDAQRAELQERLEALERAHRELKRTQDSLIRSEKLASVGQLAAGVAHEIGNPLAAVMGYVDLLGDRDLDEESAREVVARTQKQLSRMREIIRQLLDYSRPHPEASPENVVLRELAAEALELARLGRRTRPVDLVLRAPDDLPEARAIAAELSQVLVNLLLNATDALSDSDLDTPQILVDLHADEEMLYVDVIDNGPGVPAELRTRIFDPFFSTRAPGQGTGLGLAISQRLVERVGGELRAGERTLIGFDHGAHFELRLPRAAAPSARHSVPAAPEHATEAPD; encoded by the coding sequence ATGTTGTCGCCCCCCACCACCGAGGAGTTCACCGGGCAGCGGCCGATCCGCCGCGGTGGACTCCGCGCGACCCTCTCGGTGGGACTGGTGGTGTTGCTGGTGGTCGCGCTCGCCCTGGTTGCTCTGGCGGTGGGCCAACTCCACAAGCGTCAGGTCCAGCAGCTCTTGCTCGACGAGGCCGGGCGACACGCGCGCATGCTCGCCGCGATGCCCCCCTCCCAACGCGGCGCGGCCACCGAAGCTCTGGCCGACCAGCCGGGTGTACTTTTTGCCGGCGACGCGCTTCCCTTAGAGCCTCTCCCTGCGCCGGGATTCGGACGTTTTGAGGGCGCGCCGGCGGTCTTCGCCGGCGGGGCATCCGGTCCCTGGGTGGTGCTCTCGGCCGCTCCGGCGCAACACGCGCTGGAGGCCAACCAGCGTGCGCTTCTCCTCTACCTGGCGCTCACCCTGCTTTTTGTGACGCTGGTAGGCTACGCCTTCTACTTCTTTGTGGTCGTGCGCCCGCTGCGGGCCATCGGTGTGGCCACCCGACGCGCCGCCGAGGGCGATCTGGCCAGTCCCATCAAAGTGCTGCCGCGCAACGAGTTCGGGCAGGTCGGCCACAGCTTCAATCAGATGCTCGCCACGCTTGACGCCCAGCGCGCCGAGCTCCAGGAGCGTCTCGAAGCTCTGGAGCGCGCGCACCGAGAACTCAAGCGCACCCAGGACTCCCTGATTCGCTCCGAGAAACTTGCCAGCGTGGGCCAACTCGCTGCCGGAGTGGCCCACGAAATCGGCAATCCTCTGGCCGCCGTGATGGGCTACGTCGATCTTCTGGGCGATCGCGACCTCGACGAGGAGAGCGCCCGCGAAGTGGTCGCTCGCACGCAGAAGCAGCTCAGCCGCATGCGCGAGATCATCCGGCAACTTCTCGACTACAGCCGCCCACATCCCGAGGCATCCCCCGAAAACGTCGTTCTGCGTGAGCTTGCCGCCGAAGCCCTGGAACTGGCGCGCCTGGGGCGCCGAACGCGTCCGGTTGACCTCGTGCTCCGGGCCCCGGATGACCTTCCCGAAGCGCGGGCCATCGCCGCGGAACTCAGCCAGGTCCTGGTCAACCTGCTCCTCAACGCCACAGACGCCCTGAGCGATTCCGACCTCGACACGCCCCAGATCCTTGTGGACCTGCATGCCGACGAGGAAATGCTCTATGTGGACGTTATCGACAACGGTCCGGGAGTGCCCGCGGAGCTGCGCACGCGCATCTTCGATCCTTTCTTCTCGACCCGCGCCCCGGGCCAGGGGACCGGGCTGGGACTGGCAATCTCGCAACGGCTGGTAGAGCGCGTCGGCGGCGAGCTTCGTGCTGGCGAGCGCACTCTGATCGGATTCGACCACGGCGCGCACTTTGAACTTCGTCTGCCCCGGGCCGCGGCCCCCTCCGCTCGCCACTCGGTACCGGCCGCGCCCGAGCACGCTACCGAAGCGCCCGATTGA
- a CDS encoding sigma-54-dependent transcriptional regulator has protein sequence MNELRVLIIDDEESIRHMLSMTLRKEGCSLRAVDNGEDGLKELIANTYDLVLCDVRMPKLGGLELLDELKARNIDATVIMMSAFGSRELAIEALKRGAYDYIDKPFTRDEIVLTLAKAAERLRLRAENRALRARVSRRQGLDRLIGQSDPMQAIFATLERVASFKSTVLITGESGTGKELAARAIHELSPRRPGPFVAINCGAIPEALLESELFGHVRGAFTDATTDHDGLFQAASGGTLFLDEIAELPLALQVKLLRVLQEGEVRRVGDTTSRPVDVRIVAATLHDLKKRVDEGLFREDLYYRIHVIALELPTLRQRPGDIPLLVRHFIEEQNQRQGTAIEGVHDEALEVLTRYSWPGNVRELHNVIERGVVLCAGARLAIDDLPAHLRQAQTPLQQVLAEDELSIKKLSARLERELIIRALKRTEGNRSAAARLLEISHRALLYKLKDYAIEA, from the coding sequence ATGAACGAATTGCGCGTCTTGATCATCGACGATGAAGAGAGCATCCGACACATGCTCTCGATGACCTTGCGCAAAGAAGGTTGCTCGTTGCGTGCGGTCGACAACGGCGAAGATGGCCTTAAAGAACTCATCGCCAACACCTACGATCTGGTCTTATGCGATGTGCGCATGCCCAAACTCGGCGGGCTGGAGCTGCTCGACGAGCTCAAGGCGCGAAACATCGACGCCACGGTCATTATGATGAGCGCATTCGGCAGCCGAGAGTTGGCGATTGAAGCGCTCAAACGCGGCGCCTACGACTACATCGACAAGCCCTTTACCCGTGACGAAATCGTGCTCACGCTGGCCAAGGCCGCTGAGCGCCTGCGTCTGCGCGCCGAGAACCGGGCGCTGCGCGCCCGGGTCTCCCGGCGTCAGGGGCTAGACCGCCTCATCGGCCAGTCCGACCCCATGCAGGCGATCTTTGCCACCCTGGAGCGGGTGGCCTCCTTTAAGTCCACGGTGCTCATCACCGGCGAATCAGGCACGGGCAAGGAGCTGGCCGCGCGGGCCATTCATGAGCTCTCTCCACGCCGCCCGGGACCTTTTGTGGCTATCAACTGTGGGGCCATCCCCGAAGCCCTGCTCGAAAGTGAGCTCTTCGGCCATGTGCGCGGCGCGTTCACCGATGCGACCACCGATCACGACGGGCTCTTTCAGGCGGCCAGCGGCGGCACGCTCTTTCTCGATGAAATCGCCGAGCTTCCGCTGGCTCTCCAGGTCAAATTGCTGCGGGTGCTTCAGGAGGGCGAGGTCCGTCGGGTAGGCGATACGACCAGCCGGCCGGTCGACGTGCGCATCGTCGCGGCCACGCTCCACGACCTCAAAAAACGCGTGGACGAGGGCCTTTTTCGAGAAGACCTCTACTACCGCATCCACGTGATTGCGTTGGAGCTCCCGACCTTGCGTCAACGTCCGGGCGACATCCCGCTGCTGGTACGCCATTTCATCGAGGAGCAAAACCAACGCCAGGGCACCGCCATCGAGGGCGTGCACGACGAGGCTCTGGAGGTGCTGACGCGCTACAGCTGGCCCGGCAATGTGCGGGAGCTCCACAACGTGATCGAGCGCGGGGTGGTCCTCTGCGCCGGCGCGCGCCTCGCCATCGACGATCTTCCGGCACATCTTCGTCAGGCTCAGACGCCACTGCAGCAGGTGCTCGCCGAGGATGAACTCTCCATCAAGAAGCTCTCCGCCAGACTGGAGCGTGAGCTGATCATCCGGGCGCTAAAACGCACCGAGGGCAACCGCAGTGCGGCTGCGCGGCTGCTTGAGATCAGCCACCGCGCCCTGCTCTACAAACTCAAAGACTACGCCATCGAGGCCTGA
- a CDS encoding multiheme c-type cytochrome, with protein sequence MNLQWRGGSLGLTLLVMTLALGACERDTSPAAETDTQAASPVPEEETITEKEAPAELLKPQDLGPEAPAIYFTAGLDGYTEPCGCTADILLGGIDRITAFVDEAKKLHPQALMIDAGDWLFEHETIEAHMEPQERAKAAVLAAAHRKMGTRFSVPGPRDLALGVDVYREMMEAAGMTPLSANLTLKGQALQASDVADLGDWTVAFVGLTQPALVDEIAGVEASDDAAALRRVLEGLDPEVDARVLVYQGSAERAEELAAQAGVDFVIRGHNPEERVDAVALDADTYLLEAYDQGRYVGRLKLYGAGDEGAFVDARAASSEARAALRTQMEHVEGNLRLLDVRTGGEETPLRTRLSERVQGLKDELSRLEREGFDVPEQGRAFIFEAVDMQPGYRLDDAIKKAREDYNANLAELNAKVEREVPPVEEGQAFYIGTAQCATCHVEAHAFWEGTAHAGAVATLEERDKAFDQSCIGCHVVGWEQPGGSVLGKITYEAELAGQTYTKDLNNVGCESCHGPGSNHRMQPLDASGTPQHILRKPTAEACATCHVDEHSPRFDFDVYVRQITGEGHAYSDER encoded by the coding sequence ATGAATCTTCAATGGCGCGGCGGCTCGCTGGGTCTGACGCTTCTGGTGATGACCCTGGCGCTGGGCGCCTGTGAGCGCGATACCTCGCCGGCGGCGGAGACGGATACTCAGGCCGCCTCGCCAGTGCCGGAGGAGGAGACGATCACCGAGAAGGAGGCGCCGGCGGAGCTGCTCAAGCCTCAAGATCTGGGGCCGGAAGCGCCGGCGATCTACTTTACCGCCGGGCTCGACGGCTACACCGAGCCCTGTGGATGCACCGCCGACATCCTGTTGGGGGGCATCGACCGGATCACTGCCTTTGTGGATGAAGCGAAAAAGCTGCACCCGCAGGCGCTGATGATCGACGCCGGCGACTGGCTCTTTGAGCACGAGACGATCGAGGCGCATATGGAGCCGCAGGAGCGCGCCAAGGCGGCGGTGCTGGCGGCGGCCCACCGCAAGATGGGCACCCGTTTCTCGGTGCCCGGGCCCCGAGATCTGGCGCTGGGGGTGGACGTCTACCGAGAGATGATGGAAGCCGCCGGGATGACGCCGCTCTCGGCCAACCTCACGCTTAAGGGGCAGGCGCTCCAGGCCAGCGATGTTGCAGATCTGGGGGACTGGACCGTGGCCTTTGTCGGGCTGACCCAGCCCGCGCTGGTCGATGAGATCGCGGGAGTGGAGGCCAGCGACGATGCCGCTGCGCTGCGCCGTGTGCTCGAGGGACTGGATCCGGAGGTGGACGCTCGCGTGCTGGTCTATCAGGGCTCGGCCGAGCGTGCCGAGGAGCTGGCAGCGCAGGCCGGGGTCGATTTTGTGATCCGGGGGCACAACCCCGAGGAGCGGGTCGACGCGGTGGCACTTGATGCCGATACCTACCTGCTGGAGGCTTACGACCAGGGGCGCTATGTGGGGCGTCTCAAGCTCTATGGCGCCGGTGACGAAGGGGCCTTTGTCGATGCCCGGGCGGCCAGCAGCGAGGCGCGCGCGGCGTTGCGCACCCAGATGGAGCACGTCGAAGGAAACCTGCGCCTGCTCGACGTGCGCACCGGCGGCGAGGAGACACCCCTGCGCACGCGTCTCAGCGAGCGGGTTCAAGGGCTGAAAGATGAGCTCAGCCGTCTGGAGCGTGAAGGCTTTGACGTGCCCGAACAGGGTCGCGCTTTTATCTTCGAGGCCGTCGACATGCAGCCAGGCTACCGGCTGGATGATGCCATTAAGAAGGCGCGCGAGGACTACAACGCCAACCTGGCCGAGCTCAACGCGAAGGTCGAACGCGAGGTGCCCCCGGTGGAAGAAGGGCAGGCCTTTTACATCGGCACGGCTCAATGCGCCACCTGCCACGTGGAGGCGCACGCGTTCTGGGAGGGGACTGCGCACGCCGGGGCAGTGGCCACGTTGGAGGAGCGTGACAAGGCCTTTGACCAGAGTTGCATCGGCTGTCACGTGGTCGGCTGGGAGCAGCCCGGTGGCAGCGTGCTGGGCAAGATCACCTACGAGGCCGAACTCGCCGGTCAGACCTACACCAAAGATCTGAACAACGTGGGCTGTGAGAGCTGCCACGGTCCGGGTTCCAACCACCGGATGCAGCCCCTGGATGCCAGCGGGACTCCCCAGCATATTCTCCGAAAACCCACCGCCGAGGCCTGCGCGACCTGCCATGTCGATGAGCATTCTCCGCGCTTTGATTTTGACGTGTACGTACGTCAGATCACCGGCGAAGGACATGCCTATTCTGACGAGCGCTGA
- a CDS encoding M48 family metallopeptidase codes for MSQQNLWKDKKGPRPRHGQLVLGELPAGLRLSVPEAQALHRAMEERLGAVVLILTDNRRRMVSARRVGQRIEIRAHHMFVGCASEVVDALATLAQRAPGVEAARACIRAYIAQNRDTIRFDVDEERLQALGEHHDLQAMLDRWRARFPVEALNDIVITWGRYGRGRRSIRFGSFDFDRRLIRIHPVLDQAWVPDYFVEFVVYHELLHALFPPRQLANRRVVHTRSFREMEERFPRYAEAMAWEQRNLPRLLER; via the coding sequence ATGTCTCAGCAGAACCTGTGGAAGGATAAGAAAGGACCGCGCCCGCGCCACGGGCAGCTCGTGCTTGGCGAGCTGCCCGCCGGCCTGCGTCTGTCTGTGCCCGAGGCCCAGGCGCTTCATCGGGCGATGGAGGAGCGCCTGGGCGCGGTCGTCCTCATCTTAACCGACAACCGCCGGCGGATGGTCAGCGCCCGGCGCGTGGGCCAGCGCATTGAAATTCGGGCGCATCATATGTTTGTGGGGTGTGCGTCGGAGGTGGTCGACGCGCTGGCCACCCTGGCTCAACGCGCGCCCGGGGTCGAAGCCGCCCGCGCCTGCATCCGGGCCTACATCGCACAGAATCGCGATACGATTCGATTCGACGTCGATGAGGAACGCCTCCAGGCCCTGGGGGAGCATCATGATCTGCAGGCGATGCTCGATCGCTGGCGCGCGCGTTTTCCGGTCGAAGCGCTCAACGATATCGTGATCACCTGGGGCCGTTACGGGCGGGGCCGTCGCTCCATCCGGTTTGGGAGTTTTGACTTCGATCGGCGCTTGATTCGCATCCATCCGGTGCTCGATCAGGCCTGGGTGCCGGATTATTTTGTCGAGTTTGTGGTGTATCATGAGCTGCTGCACGCGCTCTTTCCTCCCCGGCAACTGGCGAACCGACGCGTGGTGCACACCCGCAGCTTTCGCGAGATGGAGGAGCGCTTTCCGCGCTACGCCGAGGCGATGGCCTGGGAACAACGTAACCTGCCCCGACTTCTGGAACGATGA
- a CDS encoding valine--tRNA ligase, with protein sequence MKVDEIYDPTRVESNWYEFWTEKGFFKADANSEKPPYTIMIPPPNVTGSLHMGHALFVTLQDMLIRWKRMDGYEALWLPGTDHAGIATQVMVERQLAAEGTDRHELGREAFIERVWEWKREHGGRIIDQLKHLGASCDWERERFTLDEGLSRAVREAFVTLYEEGLIYRAERMVDWDPVGQTVLSDLEVDREEEAGKFWYMRYPLADGSGEIVVGTTRPETMLGDTAVAVHPEDERYKDMIGKMIDLPIVGRQIPIIADTELPDPEKGTGAVKVTPAHDPNDFECGKRHNLELIQVIGFDAKMIAPAPEAFVGLDRYEARKLVIARFEELGLLEKIEDRPFAPGRSERTGVIVEPLPMLQWFVKGKPLADPAIEAVESGQTEIIPEVWKKTYDHFMYNIRDWCISRQLWWGHQIPAWYCQECDEVIVTREDPTECSACGSTHIKRDEDVLDTWFSSALWPFSTLGWPEKTPELEKFYTTQVLETGFDILFFWVARMMMMGIHFMGEVPFEKVFLHAMVRDAAGRKMSKTAGNVIDPLHMIYGAQAEDLDPNIHAELLRQYPEGVDAQGADALRYTLAIYAAQGRDVKLDIKRIEGYRAFLNKLWNGARFGLMNLKDFEAAPYATYQSESDALPFDVEAISTADKWILARLNDTVATVQSAMEGFRFNEAAQELYHFVWHAFCDWYIELIKPTLYVDAPELAGQRRATQGVLTYTLDTILRLMHPIAPYITEDIWQSLPRGEDAPESVMIASWPTVRPALSFAGEREAMETLIELITAIRTIRGETNVKPSQTIEEAFFVTEDAAQAAIIEAGAAYIQRQAKVERVSVVGREKGDALSGAATAVAAGVDIRIPLAGLIDIDEERARLTKELERVRDDIAFVSKKLGNEKFVAKAPEAIVAKERQKLAAYEEEQATLEKGLAELEALAASSNA encoded by the coding sequence ATGAAAGTCGATGAGATCTACGATCCGACACGGGTGGAATCCAACTGGTACGAGTTCTGGACCGAGAAGGGATTCTTTAAGGCAGACGCCAACAGCGAGAAGCCGCCCTACACGATCATGATCCCCCCGCCCAATGTCACCGGTAGCCTGCACATGGGCCACGCGCTCTTTGTGACGCTTCAGGATATGTTGATCCGCTGGAAGCGCATGGACGGCTACGAAGCGCTCTGGCTTCCGGGCACCGATCACGCCGGCATCGCCACCCAGGTGATGGTGGAGCGCCAGCTGGCGGCCGAGGGGACGGACCGCCATGAGCTGGGCCGGGAGGCCTTCATTGAGCGGGTCTGGGAGTGGAAGCGCGAGCACGGTGGACGCATCATCGATCAGCTCAAGCATCTGGGGGCCTCCTGTGATTGGGAGCGGGAGCGCTTCACGCTGGATGAGGGGCTGAGTCGCGCGGTGCGGGAGGCCTTTGTCACGCTCTATGAGGAGGGGCTGATCTACCGCGCGGAGCGTATGGTCGACTGGGATCCGGTCGGTCAAACGGTGCTCTCCGACCTGGAGGTCGATCGCGAGGAGGAAGCCGGCAAGTTCTGGTACATGCGCTACCCGCTGGCCGACGGCTCCGGCGAGATCGTGGTGGGGACGACTCGCCCCGAGACCATGCTGGGCGACACCGCGGTGGCGGTGCACCCGGAGGATGAGCGTTACAAAGACATGATCGGCAAGATGATCGATCTGCCCATCGTGGGGCGCCAGATCCCGATCATTGCCGATACCGAGCTGCCCGATCCCGAGAAGGGCACCGGCGCGGTGAAGGTCACCCCGGCCCACGACCCCAATGACTTTGAGTGCGGCAAGCGTCACAATCTGGAGTTGATCCAGGTGATCGGGTTCGACGCGAAGATGATCGCGCCGGCTCCTGAGGCCTTTGTCGGGCTGGACCGCTATGAGGCGCGTAAGCTCGTGATCGCGCGCTTTGAGGAGCTGGGGCTGCTGGAGAAGATCGAGGACCGCCCCTTTGCGCCCGGCCGCAGCGAGCGCACCGGCGTGATCGTCGAACCGCTCCCGATGCTGCAGTGGTTTGTGAAGGGCAAGCCGCTGGCTGACCCGGCGATTGAAGCCGTGGAGAGCGGGCAGACCGAGATCATCCCCGAGGTCTGGAAGAAGACCTACGACCACTTCATGTACAACATTCGCGACTGGTGCATCAGCCGCCAGCTGTGGTGGGGCCACCAGATTCCGGCCTGGTACTGCCAGGAGTGCGACGAGGTCATCGTCACCCGCGAAGACCCCACCGAGTGTAGCGCCTGCGGCAGCACCCATATCAAGCGCGATGAAGACGTACTCGATACCTGGTTCTCCAGCGCGCTGTGGCCCTTCTCCACGCTGGGCTGGCCGGAGAAGACCCCGGAGCTTGAGAAGTTCTACACCACGCAGGTGCTGGAGACCGGCTTCGATATCCTCTTCTTCTGGGTAGCCCGCATGATGATGATGGGCATTCACTTCATGGGTGAGGTGCCCTTTGAGAAGGTCTTCTTGCACGCGATGGTGCGCGACGCCGCCGGGCGCAAGATGTCGAAGACTGCCGGCAACGTCATCGACCCCCTGCATATGATCTACGGGGCCCAGGCCGAAGACCTCGATCCGAACATCCACGCCGAGTTGCTGCGTCAGTATCCCGAGGGCGTCGACGCCCAGGGCGCCGATGCGCTGCGCTACACCCTGGCGATTTATGCCGCTCAGGGCCGCGATGTGAAACTCGACATCAAGCGCATCGAAGGCTACCGGGCCTTCTTGAACAAGCTGTGGAACGGTGCACGCTTCGGCCTGATGAACCTCAAAGACTTTGAGGCCGCGCCTTACGCCACCTACCAGAGCGAGTCGGATGCGCTGCCCTTTGACGTCGAGGCCATCTCCACGGCCGATAAGTGGATTCTGGCTCGTCTCAACGACACCGTGGCCACGGTGCAGTCGGCCATGGAAGGGTTCCGCTTTAACGAGGCTGCTCAGGAACTCTACCACTTTGTCTGGCATGCCTTCTGCGACTGGTACATCGAGCTTATCAAGCCCACGCTTTATGTGGATGCGCCGGAACTCGCCGGTCAGCGGCGCGCCACCCAGGGCGTGCTCACCTACACGCTCGACACGATCTTGCGTCTAATGCACCCGATCGCGCCCTACATCACCGAGGACATCTGGCAGTCGCTCCCGCGCGGCGAAGATGCGCCGGAGAGCGTGATGATCGCCAGCTGGCCGACGGTGCGCCCGGCGTTGAGTTTTGCCGGGGAGCGCGAAGCGATGGAGACGCTCATTGAGCTCATCACCGCGATTCGCACTATCCGTGGAGAGACCAACGTCAAGCCGAGCCAGACCATTGAGGAGGCGTTCTTCGTGACCGAAGACGCCGCTCAGGCCGCGATCATTGAGGCCGGCGCGGCCTACATTCAGCGTCAGGCCAAGGTCGAGCGCGTCAGTGTGGTGGGACGCGAGAAGGGCGATGCGCTCAGCGGCGCGGCCACCGCGGTGGCCGCCGGCGTGGATATTCGCATCCCGCTGGCCGGACTGATCGACATCGATGAAGAGCGTGCCCGCCTGACCAAAGAGCTTGAGCGGGTGCGAGACGATATTGCCTTCGTCTCCAAAAAGCTCGGGAACGAGAAGTTCGTGGCGAAGGCGCCGGAGGCGATCGTGGCCAAGGAACGGCAGAAGCTCGCGGCATACGAAGAGGAGCAGGCCACGTTGGAGAAGGGCCTGGCCGAGTTGGAAGCGCTGGCCGCCTCGAGCAACGCCTGA
- a CDS encoding response regulator — protein MSQTVLVADDSRTIRKVVQMALKASTYEVVGVGSAREAVEAAQQRPSVILLDYYMPDGSGYDVCRALKNNTATSAIPVIMLGGGYKSFDAQMARDCGASEVVMKPFKTDDLIKAIEQVVREPGAIPAPPRQAMPPQAPPVRPAGAGVFGSAGDATPMPPMRPQPAVGSQPRIPSSTPPRTPSGSQPRIPSGSQPRIATPDINASSRQPLANTPMPGGAAGGSGASVLPMGRAEIENFIREEVKNAVRDELPGLLRNVMGEVFQQKVLPKLLQHSDDKIQQSLDAQLTERVTRQVRMELERLLSEE, from the coding sequence ATGAGCCAGACGGTCCTCGTCGCCGATGACAGCCGCACGATCCGCAAAGTGGTCCAGATGGCGCTTAAAGCCTCGACCTATGAGGTCGTGGGTGTCGGCAGCGCGCGCGAAGCTGTGGAGGCGGCTCAGCAGCGCCCCTCGGTGATCTTGCTCGACTACTACATGCCTGACGGTAGCGGTTACGACGTCTGCCGCGCGCTCAAGAATAATACGGCCACCAGTGCCATTCCGGTGATCATGCTGGGAGGCGGCTACAAGAGCTTCGACGCTCAGATGGCCCGCGATTGCGGTGCTTCTGAGGTGGTGATGAAGCCCTTTAAAACCGATGACCTGATCAAGGCCATCGAGCAGGTCGTGCGGGAGCCCGGAGCGATCCCGGCTCCTCCGCGCCAGGCGATGCCGCCGCAGGCTCCGCCGGTGCGGCCGGCCGGTGCCGGAGTGTTCGGCTCGGCGGGCGATGCCACGCCAATGCCGCCGATGCGTCCGCAACCGGCCGTGGGCAGCCAGCCGCGCATCCCCTCGTCGACGCCTCCGCGTACGCCTTCGGGCAGCCAGCCGCGCATCCCCTCGGGAAGCCAACCGCGGATCGCCACGCCGGACATCAACGCCTCGTCGCGCCAGCCCCTGGCCAATACCCCGATGCCCGGGGGCGCTGCCGGAGGTTCCGGAGCCAGTGTGCTGCCGATGGGACGCGCCGAGATCGAAAACTTCATCCGCGAGGAAGTCAAAAACGCGGTGCGAGATGAGCTCCCCGGTCTGCTGCGCAACGTGATGGGCGAGGTCTTCCAGCAGAAGGTGCTCCCGAAACTTCTGCAGCATAGCGATGATAAGATTCAGCAATCGCTTGATGCCCAGCTCACCGAACGGGTCACCCGCCAGGTGCGCATGGAGCTGGAGCGCCTGCTCAGCGAAGAGTGA